The DNA segment ACGGTCCTCAACAAGCAGTCTGTGCCTTACTTCATCACCCAGACGCAGAATGTGAGTAAAAAGATTTTCTCTAATGCGAGTCaagcttttatcatttttctttattccgtttctgtatttttttttatttctttatttttttttcttttcgtttcgcttcttgtcttgtctttgtttttgttccctttcttttctttttcattttaccttttttataataattattagtggttattattatcattattattattattattattattattattattattattattattattattattatcatcattatcactcttattattattatcatcattatcactcttattattattatcatcattatcattatcgattatCTGAGTCTTCGAATCGCTATCCATTAATAATACACCTTTCCGAATCATTATCTTTGAGTCATCAGTTTTGAGTCACTCAATCTCAACTCCATCTCATTCCATCGCCGCAGCTGGATGCAATTTCTCTTACGTCACTCGAATGGCAGTCACATTCGAATAATCCTAAAGTTACGTGCTCACTCGAGATCACTCTGGCATGAGAAAGCTTTGATGAAGACACGCTACACGAATATACGACAAATTTGCTCCGCTTATATATCTGtttccgcacgcacacacacggacgcacgcacccacccacccacccacccacccaaacacccacccacccacccacccacccacccacccacccaccacccacccaccacccacccacccacccacgcacgcacccacccacccacccacccacccaaacacccacccacccacccacccacccacccacccacccacccacacacccacccacccacgcacacacacacacacacacacacacacacacacacacacacacacacacacacacacaaacacaaatcccgCCACTAACTCCCTCCTTTGTCTTCTGATTCAGGTCCCCCAATTCGTGACGAAGAAAGCGACTTTGCCGCAATACATCACTCACACCGTCATCAACACTCACCCAAAATACGTCACCGTCACGGAGAAGTCTTACGTCACAGTCTACGCCACGAGGACACGTAAGATCTACGAGACAGTGTGTCCCAAGGGATACGGACACGGCGGCGGGGGGGGATACGGACATCACTGAAGATCACGTATCTACGGAAAGTGTTTGTGTTGTTAACGCTGTTGATTTGTATAGTGTAGTGTAGTCATTCATACATTAAAGAATGTCATTTGATTGTCGATCAGGTGATATTTGTAGtcatttcagtttctttttttttaaggaagatcATTTCCATGCTATATTGTGAtactattttaccattcatagttAAAGAATAtcagttatatttttgttttctctgtattTCGTTTAGTACTGAATGCTGGTCATTCAGATAtctgaaaataaattattttgttataatgtaAGAATCACGCATGtcagattattattgttttgttattaaatgttttgtcttcgagttttctctttgtttcgtgcAGGATCACCTTTGAGGTcggatattgatgttgatgatgaagatagttctgataactaaaatgatgatgattataataaagaaatacaaagtcatgaacaacaataatgagaacataACTACAATTAAGGAAAACATATGAACTCGATTTtatgtagtattattgttacacaAATCCACCAACGACAATGTGAATAGCAGACAAATAGGaattggaagaaagaaataaaataaataataatagttgcagAGGATCGGGATGGAAACCTAACGCGTTATGAGTAATATCTCGCTGTTATTAAAATATACGATTAcgattgtatatatgcacatggataTACACACTGTTTTTGTACATGCAAttatttaaacttatatatatatatatttatatacatgtatataaatatatatatatatatatatatatatatatatatatgaatatatatatagaatatatatatattatatatatacatattgatatacatgtatatagatatacatatatatacatatacgtatagatacgtatatttatatgtatatatatgtatatttgtgtatatctatgtatatacatgtatatttgtgtgtgtgcattaataatgaaataatttcaCATACGAAAAACTAAATTGGGTACATCATTAGTAAGTTAAtgaaataaacacagacaaacttACGAAGACTGAATAAAAAATCCTTTAAAACCTAAACTGGTGAATCTTTTAAAACATAAAACTGtaaaatataaaactataaaataaaaaagcataaaacaaaacacaacatataacaaaaaaaacataaaactgtaaaataaaacataaaacaataaaaacatttttgGAGATGCGGGGTATCGATCCCCGTACCTCTCACATGCTAAGCGAGCGCTCTACCATCTGAGCTACATCCCCTGTCTGAAAGAGTAACAGTTCATCTTATCATATTGTTAATGAGAATGACCTTTAATTTCgagcataattgtgtgtgtgtgtgtatgtgtgtgttttaagtgttattgtgtgtttttttatagatAAATTGGATTGTTTTTGTGTCTGATGTTTAAATTTGCCGCGTTTGGAAGGTTTTCGGTTGGATTTACGAACGGTTATTCATGATTAGgtcatctatgtgtatgtgtttgggaaGTTATATGATTAATAAACATTTTTAAACTGTTTTAAACAAGTTCAGTTATCGTATTGGAtattcgaaagaaagaaaaaatatcacaagTAGAAATACGAAAAAGATTTAAAGAAAAATTGAGATTTTGGATCAAAATCCAATATAAGATCAAATACTCAACTTATAGTCACAGCAATTATACACACAACAtgaaaagaagacaataaatatACTCCAGACCAAAAAACGCTGGAGGTGCCGGGGATCGAACCCGGGGCCTCTCACATGCAAagcgagcgctctaccactgagctacacccccTTGGAAGATGATGGGAAAAGCGGTAACAAAATATTTACGATATAATGTGCATCAgatacttttaaaaatataattttctcttATAGATTGgaacattcatattttttttttgtattggcaGGATCATTCTCATGATAATCATATTCGGAGTTTATGCGAATATAATGTGGACAGGCAATAAGATAAATCTTTCGTTAAGTTTTAAGGGCGCATTTAGGAAGATGATGGTCTATACCTGATGCACTATATAACCATTTATTTTCACTCGTGTTGGCTTTCTTCGTATTGCAGAAtgcaatatcaatgacaatatcgGTAAAACTGAAAACGTAAACCTTTCAGCCCAAACTCATCTATTTGTATTTGTCTCCCCCCTGCAATACGTTTAAGAAGTATAAACGATAATATACATAATAGGATTAATTTTTgagatgtgtgttttttgtttagcGTCAGTTATTTTTTCATCTTGCATGTTGTAGTTAATTTATTTGGATTCCTACAGCAGATAAACCGTATTTTAAATGGAAATGTGAATAATACTCAGACCATGTTGAACGTTCGAAACCTTTATTTAAATCTGTATTGGCTATTCTGTACTTGGTTTTCCTCTCAAACATaaaattattgttaacattgaaCAATAGATTGTACTGCACATTTAACTGTGAAATACAGAGTAAAACAATACTAAAATACTAAGATAGTCGTAAATTTAcagattatttgtttatttgttttatttatttatgtaacttACTCAATCTAAATGTATACAGTTTAGATGTAGAATAATTTCCATAACTACATATAGGGAAAATTTCCCACAAAAAGTGTGAAGTTTATAAAGAAAATCAATGTTGATTATAAAGCTTTAAAAAGTGATGAGCCACGTTCGAAGTAATCACGGACATGCAAATGTTCCCAATTAACAAGGTTGATATGATCCGAAAATGCGATCTGCTAATTGTACAGACTTGCACTGTAATTGTTTGATAACTGACAGTTTCCTTTATTCTGTACAAAATAGCATTTGCCCTTTCTTGCacttatataaattatttgtgaTCGGCTTCATGTTACATATTATTGGTAAAATAACCAGCGTACGCGGTATTTCTTCTGCTCACAAATGGCACATGAGCATCAGGTGCATGCTCGGCTCAATAGTTTATCATTTGCAAAATCTATTGGTTACTATAACTAGGAGTATGCGCTATTAAGCAAGCTTTATTTCTAAAATGACAGAACTCCccaccataaaaaaagaaaggaaagtaacagcttaaataaaacacatataGTTACTTCTATTTATATTAACagttgtaatagtaattacaGCATAAATAAAGGTATGCACGTCCAAAGGTGTTCTCAAACCAGTTATATATTTTCAGGAAATGTTTTCTTAATTCGGATTTTCGTCTTATAACATAAGCATCGATATGTTCACGTTAATGGACTACAGTCATGAGGTAATGTGCACTGATATGGATTCTCGATACTTACGTTATACACTCAAACGATGatcgtgataatattgataataataaaagtaataatgacaataatagcagtgaAAAGATTATGATCATGAAGAACATCTTAATGactataatgtcattattactattattacaaatgaCAGCAGTATTAATATTGAATAACATAACTAtatgaaagaataatgatgacagaaatacgatataatgataaagaataatagtaataatggtaataatattgccatcatcattgttatcattcttattattctcgtcattattatcattactataattatcttgatattattaccattatcattatcatgtgtgtgtgtatgttcatttatatatatatatatatatacatatatatatatatatatatatatatatatatatataaatatatgtgtgtgtgtgtgtgtgtgtgtgtgtgtgtgtgtgtgtgtgtgtgtgtgtgtgtgtgtgtgtgtgtgtgaggacatatatatatatatatatatatatacatatatatacacacacactttatatgtataaattatatatatatattatatatatttatatatatacacacattatatgaatatatatttatatctgtctgtctttctatgtatgtatttataaatgtatatgtatatgtatgtatatgtatatatatatatatatatatatatatatatatatacatatatatatgcatacacacacacacacacacacacacacacacatatatatatatatatatatataaatgtatatatgatataaacataaagacatatatatacatacatatgtatatatatggggaatatatatatatatatatgtatatatatacatatatacatactatatatataacatatgaatacacacacacacacacagaaaggttgggaaaaaaaaaaaaaaaaaaaatatatatatatatatatatatatatatattcaggggaTATATTGTCTGTCAAGTTACTGAACACTTTCTTGGGAGCATCTTGGGTTCTCTAAACACTAGCGTCGCAAGTTTCTGAACCGGCGATGACTTCGGATATCCAGTCTGCGTAATCTGAAAAAAGTATACTGGTAGTTTGcattgccaatatatatatatatatatgtatatatatatatatatatatatatatatattgtgtgtgtatgtgttcatgtatatatgtttgtacacacacacacacaaatacatacatattgtatatataaattcatatacagtgtatatgtatatatatatatatgtatatgtgtaaatatatatagtatatatataatatatcatataacatgtacatattcatgcacatacgcatacgcatacagacacacatgcacacacaaatctatctatctatctatttatctatatgcatatttatacatctttatctatatttctacaaacatttcatatactgtacatgttcttacaatatatatatattcatataaattgtaataatatgtacaatatatatatatatatatatatatatatatatatatatatatatatatatatatagcacacatacacacacacatacacttcccaCACATATTCCGCTACTAACTTCCttccttgtctttgtttttttcccttagagatagacacataaagacatgcatacatacataacccaCATCAAATAACCAACAACACTCTCTAGCCACACCcatgaaagaaacacaaaaaccaGCCACTACATACTGGCCACATTCGTATAGACTCCCGGATGGTCAGGCACCGCGCACCCCATTCCCCACGACACCAGACCTGCCAGTAAGTAGCTGCCAGAACCATCGTCGATTACCATAGGACCACCGGAGTCGCcctggggggagggaaaggggtaaattATCATGGTTGTGAGAATGATAAAATTAGGGATAACAGTGACAAGAATAACAGTcctataattgtaataacaacaaaaggacaTTTGAAACAGCAATAGGATCaaatgtaaaattataataaaataagagtattagtaataatattaacaataatattaatatcaataacaatgataataatagcaataatgatatcaataacaataatgacgatgatgttaataacgacaataacatcaacataagcagtagtaacaacagtaacaacaacaatagaaataacaataacaaccacaccatatctagaaaataataacagccaCCACAGCCAAAGTTATTCTCTTCACCTGACaagcatcccttcctccttccttcaaacCAGCGCAGATCATATTCTCAGTCACATATGGGAAGTACGTTTTCGAGCATTTTTCGTGTGGCACAAGAGGCAGCTCGACCATTCTCAGTTTAGCCGAGCTCGCACCGACTGTTGAGGAGATGGGGTTGTATTagcgaggaaggagaaaggcCGTTTTCATTATCGAGTAAAATCGCGccg comes from the Penaeus chinensis breed Huanghai No. 1 chromosome 32, ASM1920278v2, whole genome shotgun sequence genome and includes:
- the LOC125042778 gene encoding uncharacterized protein LOC125042778 — protein: MCARVAVGVIAWALLAAHALVEASGGYDCGYKTVWLDKTEYRPVPQYVGGKSVRNDYEPIYLTTTVLNKQSVPYFITQTQNVPQFVTKKATLPQYITHTVINTHPKYVTVTEKSYVTVYATRTRKIYETVCPKGYGHGGGGGYGHH